A genomic region of Fodinisporobacter ferrooxydans contains the following coding sequences:
- a CDS encoding molybdopterin-binding protein, translated as MKEVHVTDAIGMILGHDLTKIVPGEFKGRLFKKGHRIREEDIPQLLNIGKEHIFVMEIPPGYVHENDGAQRMAEMTPMANVNVSEPHEGKVVVKSNIHGLFRVNPDRLYQLNCIGELAVVTKKTFTVVKENDSVAAFRVIPLIVKESKLFQMDTIVNRNTSDVFLEVQPFRSLRVGIVTTGSEIAKGRIEDRFGPVIKRKVESYGAFVHRQIIVGDEQARIVEALETLRDEGCELLICTGGMSVDPDDRTPSAIRTFATQVIGYGIPMLPGTMLMLAYHHDIPVFGLPGAVMFDAQTSFDFLLPRVLAGCSIQANDLAELGHGGYL; from the coding sequence ATGAAAGAAGTTCATGTTACAGATGCGATTGGAATGATACTGGGGCATGACTTGACCAAAATTGTCCCAGGTGAATTTAAAGGGCGTCTATTCAAAAAAGGCCATCGAATCCGTGAAGAGGATATTCCCCAACTTCTCAATATAGGAAAAGAGCATATTTTTGTTATGGAAATACCGCCTGGCTATGTTCACGAAAATGATGGTGCGCAACGAATGGCGGAAATGACTCCGATGGCAAATGTGAATGTTTCAGAACCGCATGAGGGGAAGGTAGTTGTAAAATCAAACATTCACGGTTTATTTCGTGTAAATCCGGATCGTCTGTATCAATTGAATTGTATCGGTGAGTTAGCCGTTGTGACGAAGAAGACTTTTACTGTTGTAAAAGAAAACGATTCGGTTGCTGCCTTTCGGGTGATACCGCTAATCGTAAAGGAGTCAAAATTATTCCAAATGGATACGATTGTTAACCGGAATACGTCGGATGTTTTTCTGGAAGTTCAGCCATTTCGTTCGTTGCGTGTAGGAATTGTCACTACAGGGAGCGAAATAGCAAAAGGGAGAATCGAAGACCGTTTTGGTCCAGTGATTAAGCGAAAGGTCGAATCATATGGCGCATTCGTTCATCGGCAAATCATTGTAGGTGATGAACAGGCGCGAATCGTGGAAGCGTTAGAAACGCTGCGAGACGAAGGGTGTGAGTTGTTAATCTGTACTGGTGGAATGTCAGTAGACCCGGATGACAGAACTCCAAGCGCGATTCGAACGTTTGCGACACAGGTGATCGGCTATGGGATTCCCATGCTGCCGGGTACGATGTTGATGTTGGCATATCATCATGATATTCCCGTCTTTGGGTTGCCCGGTGCGGTCATGTTTGATGCGCAAACATCCTTTGATTTTCTATTGCCGCGGGTACTGGCAGGATGCTCGATTCAAGCCAATGATTTGGCAGAGTTAGGTCATGGCGGATATCTCTAG
- a CDS encoding peptidoglycan-binding domain-containing protein: MARNKRKNIDELPQYSFHDIRLGDTGKAVAFTQWVLKQLGWYNGNIDGIFGQKTLMAVRKFQTAHNLTVSGVVDRPMRYALYGEAVDKGILKAMPTPYYVNNWKIKDQATETSHETTPGTSTPILEYSTDETSPQTGTVVAPTTPEQTEYLPEEYQTPPQPTITQQPITPQYTVPSQPFMAPQHPNISPYGNLWPPMNTDNSQSFELPYGMTNYWNQVFEQQQRDYMQYYSMYRWNGFDPYPYWIPWYS, encoded by the coding sequence ATGGCAAGAAATAAGAGAAAAAATATTGATGAGTTGCCTCAATACTCTTTTCATGATATTCGACTGGGAGATACGGGCAAAGCTGTCGCATTTACACAATGGGTATTAAAACAGTTAGGCTGGTATAACGGCAATATCGATGGTATATTTGGCCAAAAAACATTAATGGCCGTCCGCAAATTTCAAACTGCCCATAATCTTACAGTCAGCGGTGTAGTTGATCGTCCCATGCGCTATGCTCTTTACGGTGAAGCAGTCGATAAAGGGATTCTAAAAGCAATGCCGACACCCTATTACGTTAATAATTGGAAAATAAAAGATCAAGCAACTGAAACATCCCATGAAACAACTCCAGGTACAAGCACACCGATTCTTGAATATTCAACAGATGAAACATCACCTCAAACAGGTACTGTTGTTGCACCGACTACACCTGAACAAACAGAATATTTACCCGAGGAATATCAGACTCCTCCACAGCCGACAATAACTCAACAACCAATAACACCTCAATACACAGTACCATCCCAGCCATTTATGGCTCCGCAACATCCGAACATTTCGCCATACGGCAATCTGTGGCCACCGATGAACACGGACAACAGCCAATCGTTTGAATTACCCTATGGCATGACGAATTATTGGAACCAGGTTTTTGAACAGCAGCAGAGAGATTATATGCAATATTATTCTATGTATCGCTGGAATGGTTTTGATCCGTATCCCTATTGGATACCTTGGTATTCATGA
- a CDS encoding GGDEF domain-containing protein yields MAISFFSAIAYASALLFFSRISLLNLIVLRTIFFFISALPVVYASYMIEVWKTSNDSKEELLVEKERLLQEKEKLVKDLELITQQMTDYTFDIQNLAVMDRLTQLYNQTYYHNRLMVEIEKSRQSKAPLSIALFDIDNFKRFNDTFGHACGDEVLKIVSSAILSKFHKRYGFAARIGGEELVIVMPETNTDDAYALAKDICDHISTLTYTFHGTTNLNMKITVSGGISTFPTMADDATSLTKCADFAMYEAKACGKNQIIRYDRINQSAILMSLATEKVDMKSTPHHIQS; encoded by the coding sequence ATGGCAATTTCCTTTTTTTCTGCGATCGCTTATGCTTCCGCATTGCTATTTTTTTCTCGTATATCTTTACTTAATTTAATCGTTCTTCGTACCATCTTTTTTTTCATTTCAGCTTTACCTGTTGTTTATGCAAGTTACATGATCGAAGTATGGAAAACATCGAATGATAGCAAAGAAGAATTGTTGGTCGAAAAGGAACGGTTATTACAGGAAAAAGAAAAACTTGTGAAAGATTTAGAGCTAATTACACAACAAATGACCGATTACACGTTTGATATCCAAAATCTCGCGGTAATGGACCGGTTGACACAATTGTACAACCAGACATATTATCACAATCGTCTTATGGTAGAAATCGAAAAATCCAGACAAAGCAAAGCACCATTGAGTATTGCTCTTTTTGATATTGATAATTTTAAACGCTTCAATGATACGTTTGGCCACGCCTGTGGAGATGAAGTTTTAAAAATTGTAAGCTCTGCAATCTTGTCAAAGTTTCATAAACGTTATGGATTCGCAGCAAGAATCGGCGGAGAAGAATTGGTTATCGTTATGCCGGAGACCAATACAGATGATGCATATGCTCTAGCCAAAGATATTTGCGATCATATTTCAACATTAACCTATACATTTCATGGTACAACGAATCTAAATATGAAAATTACTGTCAGCGGAGGTATTTCAACATTTCCAACAATGGCAGATGATGCTACTTCATTGACGAAATGTGCAGATTTCGCTATGTACGAAGCAAAAGCTTGCGGAAAAAATCAAATTATTCGATATGATCGAATAAATCAATCTGCTATTCTTATGAGCTTGGCAACTGAAAAAGTCGACATGAAGTCCACGCCTCATCACATCCAAAGTTAA